CGGACGTCGGGGCCTCAATCGCCGGAGCTTCGGCGACAGCCTCGGCCTTCGGCTTGCGGGCGCGGCTGCGCTTGGCCGGGGCGGCGGGCGCCTCGGCTTCAACGTCCGGCTCGGGAAGCGGCGCGGCGGCCTCTTCGATCACGGCGACGGGGTCCGGAGTTTCCTCGGCGAAGGCCGGCGCTTCGGCCACATCGGCCTCGTCGCTGCGACCACGGCCACGGCCACGACGGGCCCGGGTCTTCTTGGGCTTGTCGTCCAGGGCGGGCAACTCGACCCACATGTCGTCGCCGCCCTCAGTGGCCGGCGCGATCATCGGCGAGTTGTCCTGGTCCACATCTTCGGAGACCGATGACGCGGCGACCGGAGCGGCCGGGCCGTCATTGGCCGCGACCGGGGTGCGGAAGTCTTCCGCCGGATCGTGCCAGACGAAGGGATCATCGCCGTACGGCACCCAGGGACGGGTCCACGAGAACACGTCCTGCGGGCGGCTATCGTCGCGCATCCGGCGACCGCCACGGCGGCCTCGGCGGCGACGGCGGCCACCCTGGCCGTCGTCCTCGTACTCACCCTTCGCGTCCACAGGCGCGCGCGGCTCGCTCGGCGCGGCGGCGGCGGCGCCGTCGGGGCGGGGCTCGGCTCCGTCACGACGGCCACGGCGGCGGCGGCGGCGGCCGCGGCCGGCGCGTTCGCCGTCGTCTTCGACGCGCTCTTCGCTCTCGCCCCGGGCTTCACGGGCGACGATCGGGTTGCGGCCACCCTCTTCGTCTTCGTCGTCCTCGGCTTCGAGGATTTCCTCGTCGTCTTCTTCCTCGTCCTCGATCTCGCTGTCATCGAAATCGTCGTCGTCGGGCACATAGGCCTGCAGCGGGGTGTGGTGCACCACCGCGTGCTCGGGCCGCGCCTCGCTGGCGGTGCGCTCAATCTCGTGATCGGCGTGGTTCATGGCGTCGTCGAGGACGATGGTCACGAACAGGCCCAGGCCCTCATTGATGCGCGCCAGGTGATTGCGCTTTTCATTGAGGATGTAGAGGCCGACGGCGCGCGGAACCTTCAGGGTCGCCTCGCCGCCACCCTTGAGGGCCTCGCCCTCGACGGTGCGCAGGGCCGACAGGGCGCTGGACTCCACCGAGCGGACGCGGCCGGTGCCGGCGCAATGTTCGCAGACGTGGGTGGTGCCTTCCAGCACGCCGGAGCGGCGGCGCTGGCGGCTGATCTCCATCAGGCCAAAGCCGCTGATCTTGCCCATCTGGACGCGGGCGCGGTCGTCCTTCAGCGCGTCCTTCAGCTTCTTCTCGACCGCCCGGTTGTTCTTCGACTCATCCATGTCGATGAAGTCGATGACGATGAGGCCGGCCAGGTCGCGCAGACGCAGCTGGCGGGCCGTCTCTTCGGCCGCTTCCATGTTGGTCTTGAGCGCGGTGGCCTCGATGTTCCGTTCACGCGTCGAGCGGCCGGAGTTCACGTCGACCGCCACCAGGGCCTCGGTCTGGTTGATCACCAGATAGCCGCCCGAGCGCAGGGGCACGTTGGGGGTGTAGATCTGGGCGAGGTGGTCCTCGACCTTGTGCTTCACGAACAGCGGGGTCGCCTCGCGATAGGCCTGAACCTTCTTGGCCTGCGACGGCATCAGCATGCGCATGAAGTCGCGGGCTTCCTTGAAGCCGGCCTCGCCCTCGACCCAGACCTCGTCGATGTCCTTGTCATAGAGGTCACGGATGGTGCGCTTCACCAGGTCCTCTTCCTCATAGATGAGGGCTGGGGCCACGGAGTGCAGGGTGGTGTCGCGGATGTTTTCCCACAGGCGCAGCAGGTACTCGTAGTCGCGCTTGATCTCGGCCTTGGTGCGCTTGGCGCCCGCCGTGCGGACGATCAAGCCCATGCCCTGCGGCACGTCCAGGCTCTGAACCACGCCCTTCAGGCGCTTGCGGTCGGTGACGGTGGTGATCTTGCGCGAAATGCCGCCCCCTCGAGCGGTATTGGGCATGAGCACGCCATAGCGGCCGGCCAGGGAGAGATAGGTGGTGAGCGCCGCACCCTTATTGCCGCGCTCTTCCTTGACGACCTGAACCAGCATGATCTGCCTGCGGCGGATCACTTCCTGGATCTTGTATCGACGCATCAGCCGCCGGCGGCGGCGCGCGACTTCCTCGTCCATGACGTCGTCTTCGTCGGCGTCGGACGCGTCGTCGTCGTCATCGTCGTTCTCGGACGTGGGATTGCCCCGACCGCGGGGCTCGGGGTGATCGTCCTCGTCGTCAGCCTCTTCGCGCATCAGCGCTTCGCGGTCGGCGACCGGGATCTGATAGTAGTCCGGGTGGATTTCGTTGAAGGCCAGGAAGCCGTGCCGGTTGCCGCCGTATTCGATGAAGGCGGCCTGCAGCGACGGTTCGACCCGCGTCACCTTGGCGAGGTAGATATTCCCTCGAAGCTGTTTGCGGTTCTGACTTTCGAAATCAAATTCTTCAACCCGGGTTCCGTCGATCACCACCACACGCGTCTCTTCTGCGTGAGCGGCGTCGATAAGCATTTTCTTGGACATATAGGCGATCTCCGAGGCGCGCCTGGAGCTCTAGGCTCGGGCGCTGCCGGTTTGTCATGAGGGCGCGCGCGCTTTCGCCGGCCGCGTCAGAGACGCGGGCGGTGCAAGGCCGGAAAGGGGCTCGAGCGGCGCTGCCCATAGTTGTTTCCCAGGCGCACTCTTGATGAGCACGGATCGGATTGATGCGTCATGGCCGAGGATTCGGCCGAAGCCGACGCGGGCTTCGCGCGGAAACTGGCCCTGACAGGCAGGGCGCATCCAGCGCGGGGGGACATTGCAACAGTAAGCTGAAAAAAGAAAGACAATCGGCTTCAACCTGGGTTCAGCCTGGGCGGGTTAACCGTTTCTCCACGCTGCTAAGGGGTATATGGGGTTTCAAACCAAAATGCGTGTGGTGTGGGGCATAGTGCTCGCAAAAGTAGGCGTCGCCTTCGATAGGTTCGGGAAGCGTACCCTCGCGGCTGTGGCCGCGGGTGTCTGCTGCCTTGCGGTCGCGGCCGTGGGCCAGGCCAACGCCTCCGGCGGCGGCGTGCTGAAGGTCCGACTCGGCGGCGACCAGACCGAAACCCGCATCGTCATAGATCTCGACCGCTCGGCCACGGCCAAGATCGCTTCCGACGGCCAGGACGACCGCCGAGTCGTCATGAACCTGCCCGGCGTCAACGTTGATCGCACCCTGCAGGGGGGCGGACAGGGGCTGGTGAAGACCTGGATGCTCGACGGCGGCCCCCTCGGCGCGCGCCTGCGTATCGATCTGGCCGGCGATGCAGTGATCAAGCGCCGCTTCCTGCTGCCGCCGGCCGATGGCGCCGCCAACTATCGCTACGTGATCGACATCGCCGCCGCCGCGCCGCGCGCGCCGGGCGAACGGGTCACGCTGATCTCCAACACCGCGCCGGCCATCCGGCCGCCGCCGCTCAATCTGAAGAAGACTGTGGTCATCGACGCCGGACATGGCGGCAAGGATCCCGGCGCCATCGGCTCCAATGGCTATGAGAAGGACGTGACTCTGGCCGCCGCCCTGGCTCTGAAGTCACGCCTGGAGCGCACCGGCCGCTACCGCGTGGTGATGACCCGGTCCTCGGACGTCTATGTGCCGCTGGAAACCCGCGTGCCCATCGCGCGCAAGTCCGGCGCCGACCTGTTCATCTCGCTGCACGCCGACTCGGGCCCCAACACCCAGGCCCGCGGCGCCAGCGTCTACACGCTCGCCGACCGCGCCGTGGCCCGCTCGCAGAAGCTGGTCTCCAAGGACGACTGGTTCATGAAGGTGAACCAGGCCGACCGGGGGGTCTCCGGCATCCTGTTCGACTTGACCCAGCGCTCCACCAAGAATCGCTCGGCCACCTTCGCCGAGATGGTGCTGGATCG
The sequence above is drawn from the Phenylobacterium glaciei genome and encodes:
- a CDS encoding Rne/Rng family ribonuclease, with amino-acid sequence MSKKMLIDAAHAEETRVVVIDGTRVEEFDFESQNRKQLRGNIYLAKVTRVEPSLQAAFIEYGGNRHGFLAFNEIHPDYYQIPVADREALMREEADDEDDHPEPRGRGNPTSENDDDDDDASDADEDDVMDEEVARRRRRLMRRYKIQEVIRRRQIMLVQVVKEERGNKGAALTTYLSLAGRYGVLMPNTARGGGISRKITTVTDRKRLKGVVQSLDVPQGMGLIVRTAGAKRTKAEIKRDYEYLLRLWENIRDTTLHSVAPALIYEEEDLVKRTIRDLYDKDIDEVWVEGEAGFKEARDFMRMLMPSQAKKVQAYREATPLFVKHKVEDHLAQIYTPNVPLRSGGYLVINQTEALVAVDVNSGRSTRERNIEATALKTNMEAAEETARQLRLRDLAGLIVIDFIDMDESKNNRAVEKKLKDALKDDRARVQMGKISGFGLMEISRQRRRSGVLEGTTHVCEHCAGTGRVRSVESSALSALRTVEGEALKGGGEATLKVPRAVGLYILNEKRNHLARINEGLGLFVTIVLDDAMNHADHEIERTASEARPEHAVVHHTPLQAYVPDDDDFDDSEIEDEEEDDEEILEAEDDEDEEGGRNPIVAREARGESEERVEDDGERAGRGRRRRRRGRRDGAEPRPDGAAAAAPSEPRAPVDAKGEYEDDGQGGRRRRRGRRGGRRMRDDSRPQDVFSWTRPWVPYGDDPFVWHDPAEDFRTPVAANDGPAAPVAASSVSEDVDQDNSPMIAPATEGGDDMWVELPALDDKPKKTRARRGRGRGRSDEADVAEAPAFAEETPDPVAVIEEAAAPLPEPDVEAEAPAAPAKRSRARKPKAEAVAEAPAIEAPTSEPEPVEAVAEPVVEAPAAKPARAVKAKAPAEPDPAEISTPPAAPRKGWWRRG
- a CDS encoding N-acetylmuramoyl-L-alanine amidase family protein, producing the protein MLAKVGVAFDRFGKRTLAAVAAGVCCLAVAAVGQANASGGGVLKVRLGGDQTETRIVIDLDRSATAKIASDGQDDRRVVMNLPGVNVDRTLQGGGQGLVKTWMLDGGPLGARLRIDLAGDAVIKRRFLLPPADGAANYRYVIDIAAAAPRAPGERVTLISNTAPAIRPPPLNLKKTVVIDAGHGGKDPGAIGSNGYEKDVTLAAALALKSRLERTGRYRVVMTRSSDVYVPLETRVPIARKSGADLFISLHADSGPNTQARGASVYTLADRAVARSQKLVSKDDWFMKVNQADRGVSGILFDLTQRSTKNRSATFAEMVLDRISDGDMRLLRRSHREAGLAVLLAPDVPAVLLEMGFVNNPEDEAFLRDPAGRARLMNAVGDSIDAYFAQETRLASR